Within Ischnura elegans chromosome 6, ioIscEleg1.1, whole genome shotgun sequence, the genomic segment GCCAGAAGTTGAGGAGGAAACTCTGCCGCAGCCAGAAAAGAGCCTCTTCACCAGGAGAACCAAAAAGTCAATCACGGACCAACTAGAAAGGAATGTCATCAAAAGGATTAGTGAAATAGGGTAAGCATTCACTTTTGGTTTGGGTAATATATACCATTGGCAGGGCTGGGCAACTGCCCACAGCAATGTCGCTTGGGGAGcgataaaaaaatcagcaatcTTATTgtaaagtgaaattattttcattcacctcttgtggttgttcatttgccattaattcagataataagagttcatccgcgGAACAGAGTGTCGAGAACCGAGAAGTGATAGGGGAGAACCGGACCGGTACCGAGAACGGAAAAAATTTAGGAACCAACTCATCCTTAGCTTTGAGCTATGTTAAATACTGTTTGTTTTCCTTCTCTTGCAGTGGTGTACCAATGAGTGAATACACAGAAGTTAAATTATTGAATTCAATGAGAAGAGCGCTGGCCGCTCCTCATGAAGATGTACCTTCATCTGTGTATCGTCTGTTTCGGAAGTTGATGGTGAGGAAGATAAAGCGTGAAAGAGGTCTGCCCCTATTCAATTTTGATAGATATTTGGATGGGCGTGGTGCAAGTGCTGGCACAAGTTGGCAGCAAGTTAATGCATTCATCAGTTCTTCAAACATGCCCAGGACTGAGAGGATACTTGACAGATTCAAGGTAAGTGTAGTAAACCTCCTACTAATTACCTTAGCTCATCAAACCTTGTACACAATCTTTAAAGGATGATGCATGCTCATAACTTATGGGCAATACATTTCAATCAAAAAGCCATGCCCTGCGTATCTTACTCATGGacatatataatttaaattctttcaaaGAAATGATTTGGCTAAATTCACAGAATTGCGTGAATACAGGGTTTTTCATCGGGAATCTgtaatatttcaggaggtggtaggggagacaattttaccatttttgtccataaatatggggttgcaactccttagttacttagctatggcaaggcaaatattttttggacgaactttacagttaccatgaaaatggtttttctggGGTATCCAaccttttcaacatttcattaaatactctggatttttatggaattaaataaGTTATGATGAaattgtgcgattataattgtctgaaacaattagtCTCAAAATAGGTGAGATTTTACAATCGTAGTGTTGATTCTTGCTCAAATTCTCATTTGATTACTCTTAGCATTTTATggcattaatttgaaaaaaatgttgaattatGGTAGCCTCATGACTGTAACCTGGGAATTTGGTTGGGGGGGCCATGGACTACTTACAAAATTCTGATGGCTTTTTTAAAATAACTGAACTTTTTCTTGGAGAACCATTAGCCCTCTGGGGGTCCAGGACTCTCCCCAGGCCATTGTGGGCCTGTTTTCATAGTGAAGATAACATTATTGACTCTTTcacaaactctttggcattgctTGCATGATTCAATGAGGGCACATTCACCCTCCAAAGTTGTTAATTTGCTATGGTGGAGGActctattttacataattacaGGTAGGTACCATCAAGTTCATAAGTATTGCAACAAATTGAGTGGTGCTTTCTCCTCAGTTTGAAAATAGAATTTCAGTATTTTCTATTAAACCAGTAGGAGAGAAATTTGAGCAACATTCCCATCTTTTTCCGCGCAATATTATTATTCCTGCATCATGAAAGGGAAAATATATATGGGATATGTGCAATATTTAATACCACATGAATTGTGCAACTTGTGCTAAAATATGAATCGACCTCCAGAACTTCACTTTACTTTCTCTTGTTGGTTGATCCgtctaacaaggagacatcgccaaagtgatgttcgggatctgcatgcggatgttattaattgaaactatataggtaaggtagaaaaagtgtcacggctttcttccacataggtccGGGTTCAAGAGATATTCGCTtataaagatttcgcgcagcatgacatccctcgAGTAATggctacctcttaactacggccgtgtttttctctcttctaatttttgaaatcactgttacattttatccccattcgttttatttagttacttcgcgattttttaaatttaatatcaattaatggattttaaacgaaactccgaattgtactttaccacggcgattactcaagggatgtcatccTGCGAGAAGTCtatacatgcgaatatctctcgaacccgggcctatgtggaagaaagccgagacactttttctaccttacctatatagtttcagaaaataacatccgtgtccagatcctgaacatcactttggcgacgtctccttgtaagTATATTTTCTGACAATTTAAGTTTTGATGAGAGATggtaaacataaaatatatatacaagatCTGCTGCACTGTCACTGGAAAAAGTAATGCCACTGCATGTTAAAATTCAGTTCGATCAAGTGATACCAGAAGACTCTTTCGTTCCCATGCATGACTTAAGAAAACTTGTAATGAGGCCCCAAATGGTATTAGTGAATGAGTTGACATAGTGGTAAAGCAGTGGATTTCTAACTTTAGTTTAACAAATAAGGTGGTTCAAATTTATCTGAGGGactactttttcaaaattttatcattgaattCCCTCCACCATCCAATTAttcgcaaaaaaaattgtttgtgatTTTGCTGCATCTCCACTTCTGTTATTGTCAGGATGGTATGTTAATTAttgattttccattatttttttcaggaagCTTCTCATTTGACTAGCAAATTTTCAGGCACTCCAGggtatttatcaaatttaattagCTGGTGTGAGCCAGTGTGTTTAAAAAGTCCATTCACTCACCGGTAAGTGGTATTCACGGGTGTATTTTAGTACTAAACAATGAGCATGGTAACACAACATGATCAATTTTGTCTGAATTAAGAACTTTTGACTGACCAATTCAATAATATGCTAAAAGctctatattattataaaatattgaaactaaTCTCTGCATAAGTGAATGATCTCTAAGAACGGCAAAATTCTAAAGATAATACCTCCCATACCTTGTATAAAAAATGTTGATTGCTGTCTGATTGTGAAATTTAACCCTTTGCCATTAGACAAAATATATTCTAATTGTATCCAATGGGTAGTACAGttaatagaatttatttaatcatataaaatatattaggCAATGAAGCCATCCTGAATTGtctcttttgattatttttaataccaTACGGCTTGCTGTAGAAATTTCTGGACACCAATTGATTAAATTAGTAATAATGTGCAGTCTTTTTTTCAAGCCACTGAACCTGCCATTGGCTCGTTGATTCTTGATCAATTGTGGCAgtgacttttgaaaaaaaattgatgatgagGAATTTCCTGAATTGATGCTAGATGTTTCATTATTCTGTGAATAAGCAACTACCAATTAATTAAGCAATTAGGTAATTTTGTTTGATTCACATTTTTGTCTAAAACATCTTATTGGTTCTATTTTAATAGCTTGAAATTTTAAAGtgattcattttgttttaatgcTAAAGATTTTAAGGTGGAGGGATTCAgtttgattcaaaataaaaatccctGAATTTCTCAGCTGTACACAAAGTCTATTCCtatgagattttattttcatccacatATTGTTTCCTTGATTCAACAGGATGTTAAAGCCATATATCAGAAGGGACCGAACCAGCAATCCATTATGGGTTCAACTTATGGTTGAATTGACGGAGAcagtgaaaaagaaaggaattggGGTACCTCCTCTTCCTTCATATTATGTGGCACCAATCGACTACTGCTACATAAATGCCTGGCACATACAAGCAATTAATGCCTTGGCCAGAGAGTATTTCTGGCCTGGAATTGatcgtaagaaaaaaattctatttaccACTCTTAATTCTTGAAGTTATCAACAAATGAAGGATGGCTGGCTACTGATATTCAGTTCTACCTGCTATCTTCCGATGGAGTCACTTATTCCCATTATTTGGCATCAGGGgaagattcagcatcaaatttgggggagaCGGTTCATGATCCAAATCCATGCTCCGTAATGAGTTGGGACacagcttatttttatttttgagctcTTTTTTTTTGCGGTAGGGAGTACTAACCTCtacaataaatacaactcaaacttctctcacgttagGGACTTGTAGCCATGTTTTGGCGTATACACTCCCTTAACTCctttacaagaatacaaaaactatttaactaatagaaattaaaagtatttgatAACATTAGGGGGGTCATGGCCTCTGTAACCCCCCCTTAATCTGCCACTGCTCAGCATCTCAGTCATAAATGTGTCTAAGTTAGCTCCATTAAAATTTGCTAATGTTTCTGCTAAGGTCCAAGTTGTCTTGCAGGACtcattaatgataaaatgatgAGAGAAAAAAGTCCAAAGGATTACCAATGTATATTCATAAATTGTGGTATGCCTTTAGCcagataaaaataggaaaattgtaAGGTTCACTGGGTGAAATAGGGATACTTTAACTATACCAGGATAGGGTCAAATATTATCTAAAATTAAAGTCAGCAAATTATAACTCACATTGGCATATTATTACAATATTAGCTTTAATTCCATAGATTACACTGCATGCAGTTTTTAGtcaactttcatttttctttcatccttTTAATTACactttaagaataaatttttcatctCCAGTTTCAGACTGTCTACAGTATCCTGATTTCAGTTGTGTGGTCTTGTACAGAAAACTTATTGTCGGATTTGCTGTTATGGTTCCTGATGTTCAGCACAATGAAacatatatatcatttttattcacCAGACCTGAGTGGCGTCGAGCTGGCATAGCAACATTCATGCTTTACCACCTTATCCAGGTAAAATTAAACTAGCTCATTATGTTAGCATTTATTTTTGCGCATTCAATCCTGAATCACATAATTCTTGACCATACAAAGCCATGAGGATGCTATGTAGTAGGTATAGTATGTCTAGCCCATAATGTAGGTTTATTCTGATCAGGGAAGTCAGGGGGAAAAATTGGGACTGGAATTCATGGGAACGTCAGGGAAAAACTCCAGCTAGGAAGCAAATAGCTGAAAATCGTGGTTGAACACACAGAGCATTGCTGAATTTATGGTGCAAGGTAAGAGTTTGTTGCTGttctataccatttttctgaactgaaggcggctgaccttgagcgtgctcgcaacccacccactcttctagccaatcacagaagagctacagaagaaagtgtggaagagcccgcagtctctctccgaactccgtgcagtgcacatggctctccagctggcagtgttgccaagccgaatctttggagatcgctttgaagctcgttctgccgcccccgaaagtaccgttactcccaaggctggcaacgccggtcggccggatggaggggagcgtaggggaaaagggaaggggatggaggggaacggagaggtggaaggggcagcgcttctgattggctacttgctattttccacccagccgccttcagttcagaaaaatggtatagtagGGCAGACTTGTGACAGAGTTTAGACTTGACACTACTTGATGTTAATTCCTTCAGTGTATCAAAATTAACCGTGGGGTTTCAAcactttatcatatttattacacttacCTTGCAGTTATAAATGATATTATATATACCTTTGCCTTAGGTGGGAGTTTACACATTGTCAAGATATTGAGTTCCTGTGATTGTATCTTGCAAATCTATATCCtcaaaaatatttgctgaactgtttcattctttttattcattttcataattctgTGGAGAAAACTGTATTTCACTCCTAAAACTAATATGTATACGAAAATGCATTGGTATAATATCTCTTTTTTTGCTACTGGGATgccaatataaagaaaaaaaattttctttacagaCTTGTATGGGAAAAGATATCACTCTTCATGTATCAGCGACAAATCCAGCAGTGATTTTGTACCAGAAGTTTGGTTTCAAAGTGGAGGAATTCATCCAAGACTTTTATGAAATGTATCTTCCAATCAACTCAAGAGAGTGCAAGCATGCCTTGTTTCTAAGGCTAAGCCGTTAAATACCACCAGCATTGTTGTgttcaggaaaatgttttccatccTACAAGCTCTccagttaaaataatttatcatttcagAGATAAATGTTTAAGTTAACACCTatttaatgatgataaattatATGTACAGCATCATTTAATATGGTGTACACTGGACCTTTTGTGATAAAAAGAAGCAATTATGTCAAATAATGAAGGTGCTAACATTCcattgtgtaaatatttttgccactatttttttcattatttgatcaTAAAGCCtcttgttttttataaataaaatgaaaagaaatattcgTTTTGACTTATTATCAGTAGTGTTGGTattttcataatagggtggtttcctattatttttttatcgactaaatcgaaagattattactcctggagtacatatttcacgcttttagatttttaaatgatgatatcaattttttgcaactaaatgaaaagtgaaaaatttcaagcgcacgaaaacgcgacggctaagtacaaatgctgggaaaagcttgtgtgacgtcattctggttccagctgctgccgtgtgaggccaccttggtgcgaggctatgagcactgccatgatgcaggctgctagcaggtagcgcttggcttaaataaggattattaataccctatcaaacgaaggaaacttttcgaccttaggcaattttaataagtgattattaagagttgttTTCCGGAGCTcggtgcatcatgcatgcattggtaatctcaaaactcctgactactcctatagcatctagtccctgtaacgtcacgaagagtggcatcgcatgggcaccaatctggcctttttcaaatgaggttaaaattgaccattaaaatttgtCTAAATTGGGATctcaaaaaccaaattatttgtatattataaatacactaatgatgggtaacgaatcgcaatcaatgcatttcgtattctttggtgaaggaaactaccctattctcttccctTGAAATGAGGAATGTAAATGAGAAGATTGAACCATAACATATAAGGAATAACTGAAATAAAGCATCCTGATGAGGGAGACTTCCAGAGTGGAAGTACATAATAGGATTACACACACAGGTTCCCTGAATGGTAATGCTTAAGTTGGGGATAATGCTGAAGAAGAGTGTTGGATTGagggtgaaaatatttctccacaATAATTACAGGATAAACATGGTTAAGATAGATACCAAACCCTCATATACCATAGTAGTAAAGGTTTCCATTCCAACTATGGACTATGAAGATGTAGTAGATGCATACGAGGATATCGCAGAAGTAATTAAGGTGAGAAGGGAAGAGAATCATATTATTTTAGGAGATAGGAATGCTGTCGTTGGAGGTGGTCAAGATGGAAGAATAACTGCAGAATATGGATTAGGTAAGCAATATGATAGACAAGAAAGATAACAGGAACTCAGCATAGAATACAAGCTAGTGGTAGTaaacactttattaaaaaatcacaactGAAGAAGATACACACTTGGATAAGGCTAAGAGACATGAGAAGATTTCAAATACACAAGATCTTGGTGAAGCAAAGATTTGGAAACCAAGTTAAAGGCTGCATAAGTTACCCAAGGGTTGATATTGACAGCAATGATAATttagtgatgatgaaataccaCCAAAAATTCAAGAAACTGAAGAGAAATTGGTGGGTAGAGAAATTATAGGAAGCTCAACACCAGCCAGCATTTCAAGAAGCAGTGGAGAGTAAAATGCAAGAGGAAGAAAGCTGGAATAACATTAATAGTGGACTGCAGGAGGCAACAaaagaagttcttgggagaagaAAACTGGTCAAGAAAAATGCATGGATCACAGATGACGTCTAAgaactcattgaagaaagaaggaagTACAGAATGCCTTGGTGAAGAAGGGCAACTTAACTACAAGAAGTCAAAGTTCACTtggtatgaatatattttttatcaaattaccTTTAAGTATTAAAACTATTATCCTATTTAAAGAAATGTAgctaatataaaaattcaaatacatacCATCAATTCTTCAATTTCAGCATTATTTTCCAATTGGTGACAGATCTAGGACCTAATCTCATAAGGGCAATGTCCCTTTAAAGCCATGACACATATCTGCTAGTCTTGAGATATCCTTCCGATAGTAAGAGAACTTAAATCTCTTGGTCTTGCGGAGCAGTCAACCATCAGTGTGGCCAATTTCTCAATAAGACTGCTATAAAATAACCTAAATAAATCTTCTTAGCAGCACGGTAGTCATCTTCTAATTATACATTAATCTGTTCTCCTCTTAATCTCATGCAGCACAAAGAGATGTAcatatatgaaatcatttcaaatAGTCATCTCACATCTTCAGACCTCTTATGGCATTTTAAACCTTAAAACAATGATGTAAGGTAATAAACAGTTAGtaggaaaaaagtttttgcattgtaagataaaaaataaaaccaaaaacaCAGAATAAATGGCATTTCGCTATCTTTACCACtagaaaaatactgtttttcaTTGATACTTGCTTCACAACAACAGAGAGATGGCCAATTCCCCATGTGCATGAAGGCAGAGCACCACCTGAGATGAAGTTCACAGTTACCGCAACTTATGTAGCCCTTCTTGCAGACCTACCTAATTGTTTTCAGGTTAGAGTTTAGTGTTATTATCCTATAACCACcaaattttaatctcccattgTTGCTGTTCACTGCTGGATATTATTCCCACCCTATAAAATTTGCGTGCACTCACAGGCAAGACAGTTTTTGCCCCAATACCTATATGTGCAAGCTGGGTATTTAATGGTTAAACTGAACACACTTCTTTCTAATAGCAGATCCTAATAATACAGTTTACTGGTTTAAAAACTACTGTAATGTTTACTACATCCTAACCAGCTCTAACAATGACAGTTGGCAAGGCCCACGGCAGTTGTAACACACCCAAAGGACAGAGAGTATTAAACATACCTGATGCGACATCAACATAGGCTTTGACCATCTTTGGAAACTGATTttggaaaataaggaaaattattgttCTCCCTTTTTTATGCATCATTTAAAAGAATGAATGTCATGAAAATCTAGGTTTGAATTCATTGAAGTTGGAATAATAAATTTGAGTGCAAATAAACAGATTCTTCAAAAAGAGCTGAAGCATGCTTTAAGTATAGTACGATGTAATATATGCTGGCACTAAAGATGTTAAGAGGCTTTCCAATGGGAGTTAAATGCTCTGGTGGTAGGTACCTAACTGAATCAGCAGTAAAGTCATCATCACCTTTTACTTTGATTGTGTAGTATGGGCTTTAAAGAGCAAAATGTTCCCTCATTTATAACTTGGGATGAAACACACGGTATGGCCAAAATAGTATCAGAATTTTAATATGCAGTCAATACCAAAAATGATACAATTATGTATATCTAATTTTTTACAGCTTTTTACCACCCATTTGGTCCCTTTAACGAGGTGTCAAATTCAACCCCTAAAGGGCACTAATAAGGAAGTCAACAGTGAGCTCCACCCATTGTACAACAGTGTTTCAgctattatcaaaatatttttttctgtaaatacaATATTGCTAGCATTCCCTCCCCTAGAAGCGTTGGCTCTATCGAAACCCTTTaagcttttaatttattaatatgtaaagGCTAAATGGCATTCGGCTTGTTCAGCAAGTTTTTCTCAAGTCGTTAGTGATAGAGCTCGAAAAAATAAAGCTATcattatttatcagttttttgaCTCGTCTCCTACTTCTTAAGTGCTGAAAATCATATGGCCTTAACCCTTTGGATTTGTACTTGTATAAATACAAAGTTGTGAAAATACCTCCATCATTTAGAAAAACCCTGTGTAAGTACAGTTCGTGATTAACATGGCCCATTACATCAAATGCAATCACTCTGATTCTGATCTTATACAATGGTTTGCACTTATTTTTAATTCTACCTAAAGCTTGACTAATCCAAAACTACCgtttctttagaaaatttcatttatgagAAATTTGATTAGTCTATGACACAGAAAAAACAttggacataaaaaataaaaaaagtccatTGAAAACATCCAGAGAGCCTACATCCTAAACCACCctacttaaaaattcaataattcatCATTATGTATACCGTGAATTCCTGGTACATATTAATGCCAATTACTTAAGGCATGCATCTTTTGCGCAACTTGTGCATTCTTGATTTTACAGAGAAATAGTTTTGCCAAATGTTATGGCTGGTGTCTAAAAGTAACTCTTGACCTGAAGAATCCAGTAAAATAGATAGCAAAATTATTGAACCAAAGCTAGTATGCCTGCACAACCTGGAACACACCAACCTTAATATGTATCACACACAGAAAGCGGAGACAACATATGAGtcaagaattattattaaaatttcaaaaattccataaaattttgtATCACCATATTAAAATTAGCGTCATTACGTAAAAAACTATAAGGCAAAAGTGTATTTTATAGCTTAAAAAAGTATTTGTACTATGAACTGCAACATTTcttttatgaaattgtttttttttaagtgtatgTACTTATATTATGATTGTATCATGATGTATTGTGTCCttgggcaaataattttttactattattattaataagaaTGATCTAAGAGAATACCTCAGGAAGAACAGACAGACCTCTACCATGtgtataaatgaaaatacaaaaaaaaattaactcgtgTATTTACACTCACAAAAATCATTTGTACATATCAAATTATCTACATGAtgacaaacatttaaaaaaattacacccttgaaaaattacagcataattcACCAAAAATGATAAATGGGCAAACATGTTTGAGCTATTCAACATTGAATTCATTATAACAAGCAATGAACCTATTCTCAGTCGTAAATAATGTACAGAAATCTttaattgatgaatgaaaataacaCAACATAACACTGTAATATGATACCTATTGGGGTAGATCATTCATGAtgataattacaataataaaaataattgtcaatAAATACTGATAGTTGTAGTGATACTATGTGATGATGAaggtaaagaaattttttaagtgccAAACAACATTAAATCAGGCACCAATGTGCCatatttcacagcttataaaacaTGAGATTAGGGATCTGGCAATACAGAGTCAGGTACAATTATACCATATATGTAGCTTAAAAGtatattcagaaaattataactgaaggtagttcatttaacaatgaatgaatgcaaaaaattaGTCCCACACAAGAAAATGCATGGACCAAAAAAACACTCAATAATTCAATGTGACTcatatttaaggaatattttaagaaattataagGACAAATATGTCtacattatataaattattagaaagataaaatattttttgacaagaGGCAATTATAAGGGTGACATTCATAACCAGGTGTCTTATAAGCTGTAAAACATGGTATGAACAAAAGGAACTACACTAGGCATTCATAAAACATTCACCAGGGAACTTATCATTTTAGGTAAGTTACTAATTATGTACTTTCATTAACAAAAATATGTTTCAGTCCTTCTGAGCAGCAAATGCAATGGGCTATATCTGCAGATTCACAAAAGCACTCATAATATATATTGCTTTGCCCATTAGCTTCCTCAGGGCTATTTACATACACCAAGGCCATGGCAGTCATTGACTTCAGggaaagttaggaaaaataatatcCTATCTATAGAAAACTTGTCTACGACACATCTGTTGAAGCTCACCACAACTGTCATTGGTCCCAttagatgataaataaaaataataaggggTGAAATGAcaacataaaaaaaacacataatggGTCAAAAGTCAACGTTATGTACGGCAGCAATATTCACTTCTTTGAAAATACAACATTAGTAGTATCATGCAACCACTTAAAAGAGATGCAGAACAGAAATTAGATTAATTAATGTGACCAATTCATAAGGAAGCATACCTGCATGAGGTTTCTTCTTTCAAGGAATAAGAGGTATTTTGATGAAGACTTTCTCACATTCTGGTCTGGAGGACTAATTTATAATGAAGTGATTACCATTTTTCAAGAGATAATGAGGACAACTTCTTCATAACATGTATGGGGAATAAAAAGTCGCATTTagtggaaaatagtttttttataaaatgatacaCTTCAGAGTGATACTCAAAGATGTACTTTACAAGTTAATACACAAAGGAACACAAGTCTGTGTTAGGGTAACTGTTAATGAGCAAAGTACATGAAAATTGTTAGAAAATTGTACGTTTCAGGTGCATCGATGAACAGCTACGATCAATACCTTACCGATTGActcaaaaaattgattaataaaatataggcACAGGCTTGTGAATTAACTCGCTTCACCATGTACTTTAGACAGAAAATCCTCTATTTCCATGACATTCAAAGGGAAGAATATTCCAGGATTACTATTCACCACATCTCCATCTCCTGATGGCTGCTGAAAAtccaattgttaaaaaaattaatcaccataAAAAACAGGAGTCCTTAACTTAAAAAGAGTAGAACAATAATTATAGAATAGGACAGAAAACACTAGAGTACATTACTAGTATCAAGTGATTACATTAGGAGTCTTTTTAACACAGCTTAAA encodes:
- the LOC124160836 gene encoding cysteine-rich protein 2-binding protein, which gives rise to MEVDTIDDQCLYCNGPVRPSTNNSFSCETCKRKVHLSCLETPLPSTLLGDLFFNYVCKFCSVLRREELHRQKMSWLHVVTLALYNLKENSYDISRSGFFHWKIHISNLIEEHWISIFGNSKKRKTWIGTVSGTLSQYSPQYFLSGKNILNEAGWWKLAHPYSPAEIAQDGTKIGLLGVSAHSSKLFAQDVDRYTREGYNDDIADSPTAGHNSSPSLTPVWQMCAADDQESDSQSGSSSSVHQLQSSQRNAMYSRAYVQPSATLSHCLFADDEENDDEESLLDIDVDNNEVVKTEGGSSLSRSMVQRSALLLREAYNNLDGDMKEVADIFLQPQSAARSSSLTPPPPLLLPEVEEETLPQPEKSLFTRRTKKSITDQLERNVIKRISEIGGVPMSEYTEVKLLNSMRRALAAPHEDVPSSVYRLFRKLMVRKIKRERGLPLFNFDRYLDGRGASAGTSWQQVNAFISSSNMPRTERILDRFKEASHLTSKFSGTPGYLSNLISWCEPVCLKSPFTHRMLKPYIRRDRTSNPLWVQLMVELTETVKKKGIGVPPLPSYYVAPIDYCYINAWHIQAINALAREYFWPGIDLSDCLQYPDFSCVVLYRKLIVGFAVMVPDVQHNETYISFLFTRPEWRRAGIATFMLYHLIQTCMGKDITLHVSATNPAVILYQKFGFKVEEFIQDFYEMYLPINSRECKHALFLRLSR